The following proteins come from a genomic window of Megalops cyprinoides isolate fMegCyp1 chromosome 6, fMegCyp1.pri, whole genome shotgun sequence:
- the mkrn2os.1 gene encoding MKRN2 opposite strand, tandem duplicate 1 gives MDRTLVKFRHCSHDIYCFSDQVNGCHEPAAQSRHAFPVECVVTKSRLLHCPVCFERLKYNILDAPVSIPCPFTNGHKVPCAFCIGSMHGPLHFSELDDSELHVGITNCEGVVYNYTLTGIRRDECGWEQCISVPLVQPDSDSLKKKWDRELEQFACLALWVPERFYEEREFGSSCYAFVLTFINHMQDKEGKPCLTRDEFTGRYILPRMKIVSKYIRVYQEISKHGFYVVDKSRD, from the exons ATGGACAGAACGTTGGTCAAGTTTAGGCATTGTAGTCACGACATATATTGTTTTTCCGACCAAGTGAATGGTTGTCATGAACCTGCCGCGCAGTCTAGACATGCGTTTCCTGTGGAATGTGTTGTAACCAAATCACGTTTGTTACATTGCCCTGTTTGTTTTGAGCGATTGAAGTATAATATTCTCGATGCACCTGTAAGTATTCCCTGCCCGTTTACCAATGGACACAAGGTTCCTTGCGCGTTCTGTATAGGATCCATGCACGGGCCATTACATTTCag TGAACTGGATGACTCGGAACTGCACGTTGGGATAACAAACTGTGAAG GTGTGGTCTATAACTACACACTGACAGGGATCAGAAGAGATGAATGTGGATGGGAACAGTGCATCAGTGTGCCACTGGTCCAACCTGACAGCGACAGTCTGAAAAAGAAGTGGGACAGGGAACTGGAGCAGTTCGCCTGTCTGGCCTTGTGGGTCCCAGAAAG ATTTTATGAAGAGAGAGAATTTGGCTCCAGCTGCTATGCCTTTGTTCTCACCTTTATAAACCACATGCAGGACAAAGAAGGCAAACCATGTCTGACAAGGGATGAGTTCACAGGGAGATATATCCTTCCCAGAATGAAGATAGTCTCAAAGTATATCAGAGTCTACCAAGAAATTTCCAAGCACGGCTTTTATGTAGTAGACAAATCCAGAGATTAG